CTTTATCGCCCTGCTGGTAAACGATCTTCTTGCCGTCGGCAGAGAGTTCGTACCTGTTGATCTCCTTGATGACAGAGGTTTCAGCCTTGTCGGCAAAACCAAACCGGTACAGATCCATGGTTTCAGGAACGCGGAACTCAAACTCGTTAAAGTCGCCCTTATCGCTGTTGAGGTATAACAAACCTTCATCCGTCACCGACAGGCGGCGGTAGTTGCCGGCAGGAACCGGGAGCGCTTCAATGCGGTCGTAGAGCCCTTCGAAATCAATGACGACACGGTTATCGGAAGTAGCTTCATCTTTTTTGGCAGCCTCGGTCTTTCCTGACAGGGCTTCGTCGCTTTCAAACGGGAACAGGGGCGTTCCATCCTTTGCCAGCGTCAGGCAGTAAATCCCGGCGACTCTTTTATACACCATCTGCCATTCAAAATCACAATAAGTCGGATCAAACCGCCGGTTGGAAATGAAGAAAAGGTGTTTTCCGCAGGGCGAAAAGACAGGGTGGAAGTCGTTGTACATGGTGCTCAGACAATGTATCTCGTTGGTTTCCAGCGTATAGATATGGATTTTGTTGACCAGGTCGGCATCCCGTTTCGTGTATGCGATGTACCGTGAATCCGGCGACCACGAAAAATCGTAGATGGGCTTCATATCAATGCTGACATCAATATTTTCATAATCTGCCTTATCCACGGTTGTGATCTGTTTTGATGAAACATCAAGAATATAGAGTGTCAGCGTCTGATCTGTGTAGGCAATTTTTTTACTGTCGGGCGACCATTTCAGCGTATGCCGGTATCCATTCTTGCTTGTTGTAAGCCTGATGGCCTCATTCTCCCCTTTGGGATCCGAGACATAGATTTCGTACTCGCCTGTTTTGTCGGAAATATAGGCGATCTGACTCCCATCGGGTGACCACACGGCATCTTTATCCCTGGCACCGCTGCTCTGTGTCAGGTTGCGGATCGCACCCTCTTTAACGGGTAGCGTAAATATTTCTCCTCTGGCAACGATCAGTGCACGTTCACCTTTGGGAGAAAGTGCGACATCAGTAATGAAATCCCTGACATCTTTTAAATACGGTCGTACTTCCGGAAGATCGGCAAGGATCCGGACAGGCACCTCGTTTGTTTTTTCTGTGGTCAGGTCCAGCACCATGAGTTTACCGCCGAGTTCATACACGATCTTGTTTCCCCCTTCGCTTGGCCGCCGCACCTCGTAGTCCGTATGGAAGGTAAGCTGTTTCATTTCAAGTGTCCGGGGATCGACGCTCCAGATGTTTGAGGCCCGTGAGCGGTCAGAATTAAAAAAGATCTTTTCTCCGATCCACATGGGCAGGCCGTCGGTTCCTTCGAAGTTGGTGATGTTCCTGTCTTCGTTGGTCTTGAAATCGTAGATATAAAGATCAGGAGCCAGTCCGCCGCGGTAACGTTTCCAGGTCCGGTTTTCGGTGGAGACTTTTGTGTAGACGATCTTGCTGCCGTCGGATGAGAAACACCCGTTCCCGGATTCGTGGAGGATCAGTTCCTCGGTGCCCGTGCCGTCAGGGGATACCAGGAAGAGCTTGGTGTATCCTGGATAGTCGCCATTGGCAGCCTTATAGATGATCTTGTTTTTTGTCGGGTGCCAGCCCACCACCTCATCGAAGCCAGGGTGCCAGGTGACGCGTGTGATTTCTCCCCCGTAAGGGTTCATGACGTACACATCCGGGTTGCCGTCATAATAACCTGTAAAGGTGATCAGGGATCCGTCGGGCGAAAATTTCGGGAAGCGTTCTTCGCCGTTGTGGAACGTAAGGCGCTGTGCGATACCGCCGGTGGCGGGTACTGACCAGATGTCTTCGCCGGAGACGAAGACGATCTGATCCTGGTGGATGTCAGGGAAGCGCATCAGGGGAGCCTGGGCTGTAGAGGTCAAAGAGCAAAAAGTAAAAAGCAAAAAGCAAAAGGGGAGGAGGAGAATTTGTGTTTTCATGAAATTCCATATTAATGTTTAAAACAAATTGATTGGATCAAAAAATGCAAGTCCGGAAGTTCAAAATTAATTAAATTTTTCTACTGAGGTACTGTGTCAATCTGTATAAGAATGCCAGATTTTTCTGATTGATCCTTTGAGCGCCATAGTGGTTAAGTCACTTTAATTTTAACCACTAAGTACACGAAGGATTCACGAAGGTGCACAAAGGTTTTACGATATCAGGTACAGAAACATCTGAGGCTCGAAAGAAATAGTATTGTTTTAGACAAAATTTTGTTATTTTTGTCCTCCGGATGCGGAAATAGCTCAGTTGGCAGAGCATCAGCTTCCCAAGCTGAGGGTCGCGGGTTCGAATCCCGTTTTCCGCTCGAAGAAAGGTGTTGACTGCCAGGCTTCCCTTCGGTCTGATGTATCTTGACTGAGTTAATACC
The nucleotide sequence above comes from Bacteroidales bacterium. Encoded proteins:
- a CDS encoding PDZ domain-containing protein — protein: MKTQILLLPFCFLLFTFCSLTSTAQAPLMRFPDIHQDQIVFVSGEDIWSVPATGGIAQRLTFHNGEERFPKFSPDGSLITFTGYYDGNPDVYVMNPYGGEITRVTWHPGFDEVVGWHPTKNKIIYKAANGDYPGYTKLFLVSPDGTGTEELILHESGNGCFSSDGSKIVYTKVSTENRTWKRYRGGLAPDLYIYDFKTNEDRNITNFEGTDGLPMWIGEKIFFNSDRSRASNIWSVDPRTLEMKQLTFHTDYEVRRPSEGGNKIVYELGGKLMVLDLTTEKTNEVPVRILADLPEVRPYLKDVRDFITDVALSPKGERALIVARGEIFTLPVKEGAIRNLTQSSGARDKDAVWSPDGSQIAYISDKTGEYEIYVSDPKGENEAIRLTTSKNGYRHTLKWSPDSKKIAYTDQTLTLYILDVSSKQITTVDKADYENIDVSIDMKPIYDFSWSPDSRYIAYTKRDADLVNKIHIYTLETNEIHCLSTMYNDFHPVFSPCGKHLFFISNRRFDPTYCDFEWQMVYKRVAGIYCLTLAKDGTPLFPFESDEALSGKTEAAKKDEATSDNRVVIDFEGLYDRIEALPVPAGNYRRLSVTDEGLLYLNSDKGDFNEFEFRVPETMDLYRFGFADKAETSVIKEINRYELSADGKKIVYQQGDKVGILPAGASDSKGQPLALGDLKMWLDPGSEWKQIFNEAWRYERDYYYEPNMHGIDWDLMKERYGKMMEKATCRQDVVFIIGELISELNTSHTYVYGGDVQRKADRVSVGLLGADYEADATAGRYRFKRILRDANWSSEAFPPLARPEINVKEGDYLLSVNGTDVLTSKNIYSYFQNLANKQVTITVNDRPVMEGARTYVVKPVASENNLRYMAWVENNRRIVNEVSGGQIGYMHFPDTYTGTAVQFPAYFYSQTQKKGLIIDGRFNGGGLDPDIFLKRLRAPHSYWTRRYSSDQTSPAYSTTAHMVCLTNRQAGSGGDELPFEFRQFGMGPVIGTRTWGGLVGVSMFIPLIDGGGMTAPDYRIYSPEGKWVVENVGVTPDIIIDLHPAEVAKGYDAQLMKGVEVLLKKTKDDPRPWPGHEAFPVDR